The proteins below come from a single Roseiflexus sp. RS-1 genomic window:
- a CDS encoding GNAT family N-acetyltransferase, producing MLHTWRDEGVRVRPRQRPIKGCIGIRIRPFRRTDEEYAAVAAIVARAPAGELCDFEYGHPADLRAFDEGFAPDALPRRYVAVAPDGALVGYAHTFPTTWIAEPGGFWAAVRVVPAYRRRTIGRQLLARALGEAHAAGGVFALSQVREQLADATDFAEQTGFVEMLRSWEMRLDTRTVDVAPLRRYVERVEASGIRLTTLDRLRTVDPDWLPKLHALHLVLNRDVPLPDAPNITREWFERFALTCPEAFFVALDGDRYIGESFMHPDDRQPGLLNQRMTGMLREYRGRGVAMALKVLTIEYAQRCGFTRISTWVESTNTGMLAINERLGFTRHPGLVVYRQDLT from the coding sequence ATGTTACATACGTGGAGGGACGAAGGCGTCCGCGTCCGACCGCGTCAACGGCCGATCAAGGGATGTATCGGGATTCGTATCCGGCCGTTCCGGCGAACGGACGAAGAGTATGCGGCAGTCGCAGCGATCGTGGCCCGCGCGCCTGCCGGTGAATTGTGTGATTTCGAGTATGGCCACCCTGCCGATCTGCGCGCCTTCGATGAAGGGTTCGCCCCTGACGCTTTACCGCGTCGCTACGTTGCCGTCGCCCCTGACGGCGCCCTCGTTGGGTACGCGCATACCTTCCCCACAACCTGGATAGCCGAGCCTGGCGGTTTCTGGGCGGCAGTGCGCGTTGTGCCTGCCTACCGTCGCCGGACGATCGGGCGACAATTGCTTGCTCGCGCCCTTGGTGAAGCGCATGCGGCGGGCGGCGTGTTCGCACTGTCGCAGGTCCGTGAACAACTCGCGGATGCAACCGATTTCGCCGAGCAAACCGGCTTCGTGGAAATGTTGCGCAGCTGGGAAATGCGTCTCGATACGCGCACCGTCGATGTGGCGCCCCTCCGCCGCTACGTTGAACGCGTCGAGGCGTCGGGCATTCGCCTGACGACGCTCGATAGACTGCGCACCGTCGATCCCGACTGGCTGCCGAAGCTGCACGCCCTGCATCTTGTGCTCAATCGTGATGTGCCGCTCCCTGATGCGCCGAACATCACGCGCGAGTGGTTCGAGCGCTTCGCGCTCACCTGTCCGGAGGCGTTCTTTGTGGCGCTCGATGGTGATCGCTACATTGGCGAGAGTTTCATGCATCCGGATGACCGGCAACCGGGATTGCTCAATCAGCGGATGACCGGTATGTTGCGAGAGTATCGCGGGCGCGGCGTGGCGATGGCGCTCAAGGTGCTGACGATTGAATATGCTCAGCGCTGCGGCTTCACCCGGATCAGCACGTGGGTCGAATCAACGAATACCGGCATGCTGGCGATCAATGAACGTCTGGGATTTACCCGCCATCCCGGGCTGGTGGTTTATCGGCAGGACCTTACCTGA